One stretch of Xiphophorus hellerii strain 12219 chromosome 21, Xiphophorus_hellerii-4.1, whole genome shotgun sequence DNA includes these proteins:
- the mrc1a gene encoding macrophage mannose receptor 1 isoform X1, whose protein sequence is MSPLSTFALTLCLLKALHIKADIDSGIFLIFNQGHNKCIKVESASFITLAQCNPRATEQQFLWVSESRLLSLSLKLCLGATEIKDLAKVLLFECDENNNLQHWQCKNETLFGLKDQDLYLNWGNFKEKNVIIYKGAGTWSRWRIFGTLGDLCSKGFQETITIRGNAFGAPCQFPFKFASKWYAECTTDGRTDGQLWCATEKDYDTQRKFGFCPNKGSFGWDTDPVTRVQYQRNTQATLTWHQARMSCQQQGADLLSIVELHEQSYISGLTNHLGASLWIGLNSLDYESGWQWSNGNPFRYLNWAPGHPSSVPGDSCATLNTRKASKWESSACSKKLGYICGKGNSTSLPPPPDKGPSFCPSHWVPYGGQCYYLERSKKTWRDALAACHKEEADLASISNIEEQSFIITQSEYLQTDVLWIGLNDQRNPMLFEWSDHSHVTFTNWQSDEPSHATNHQEDCVLIRGKDGKWADHMCEKTYGYICKKKASTKPTGGTQEEVNTGCKLGTTRFGSFCYEIGRETKTFAEAMQACSKGGSNLVDIADRYENAFLVSLVGLRPEKYFWTGMSNTEDRNIFKWTTRRKVTFTHFNVGMPDRKQGCVAMTTGTFAGLWDVISCSNKEKYICKKKADGVLATTVQPTTPPLTCASGWTPVAKRNVCYKVYKKMKENKKTWQEAEDFCKAIGGNLISILSIRDLDNMNIYSTDAVWIGLRLMGPNQGFVWSDGSPFSFENWGYGEPNNHNDNEQCAEAQFYYGRHWNDRNCDFYNNWICQIPKGVTPKPEPVFIVEVFNTTEDGWLIYNDSHYYINKNKLSMEAARDYCKKNFGELAVITAESERKFLWKQLSRGSEAQQNTQYYIGLVVNLDHSFSWVDGTPVTYTAWENNEPNFANNDENCVTMYTSMGYWNDINCGVDLPSICKRRDSFINTTMAPTTPPKGGCAPEWLTFKGKCYKFFADKKNWKDARTHCQKEGGNLVSITSEKEQAFLTTQMLSQKEDLWLGMNDINWEMNFVWTDGRAILFTNWAKGHPTSTPDGRYFLDEAFDCVIMVGSTLKIKGQWKVEDCGEKRDFVCKKNVDSQIAVPATTVSPKSFYKIGNDSYKLVAQKMRWDEARRQCQADDSELASILNPMIQAFVTLQISTLKEPVWIGLNNNVTGGRFKWVDNWLLSYTKWGKNEPKNHGCVYIDVDNTWKTTECSSTYYSICKRSPDLAPTEPPQLPGNCPEPKKDRSWIPFRGHCYYFLASVAENWAHASVECIKLGASLVSIQDPIEAEFIQKNIESLQDEAKTFWIGLCKSRDNEWMWIDNSVVDYTNWKIGMPKSDSCVNIHSDSGEWSTNSCSRYRSYICKRPKAIPPTSRPQFVVQTVKKASSHGSAGITVAIVLIVIAIVGLVAFLLFRKRIRLPMTTLAECTFDNKLYFNNPNRVPVDTKGLVVNIEQNEQA, encoded by the exons ATGTCACCTTTGTCAACATTTGCTCTGACTCTTTGTCTCCTGAAAGCCCTCCACATCAAAGCTGACATTG ACAGTGGTATTTTTCTGATCTTCAACCAGGGCCACAACAAGTGCATAAAGGTAGAAAGCGCCAGTTTCATAACATTGGCACAGTGCAATCCCCGTGCCACAGAGCAGCAGTTTCTCTGGGTCTCAGAGTCTCGCCTTCTAAGTCTTTCCCTCAAGCTGTGTCTTGGAGCCACGGAAATTAAAGACTTGGCAAAGGTGCTTCTTTTTGAGTGCGACGAGAATAACAATCTTCAGCACTGGCAATGTAAGAATGAGACCCTCTTTGGTTTGAAAGACCAAGATCTGTACCTTAATTGGGGCAACTTCAAAGAGAAGAATGTAATAATCTACAAAGGCGCAGGGACGTGGAGTCGCTGGAGGATATTTGGCACTCTGGGGGATCTTTGCTCAAAGGGGTTTCAAG AGACCATTACCATAAGAGGCAATGCGTTTGGAGCCCCCTGTCAGTTTCCATTCAAGTTTGCTTCGAAATGGTACGCTGAATGCACAACAGATGGACGCACAGACGGGCAGCTGTGGTGTGCCACTGAGAAGGATTACGACACACAAAGGAAGTTTGGGTTTTGTCCAAATAAAG GATCTTTTGGTTGGGACACTGACCCAGTCACCAGGGTTCAGTATCAGAGGAATACACAGGCGACTCTGACATGGCACCAGGCCAGGATGAGCTGCCAGCAGCAGGGAGCAGATCTCCTCAGCATCGTAGAGCTGCACGAACAGTCATACATTTCAG GGTTAACAAATCATTTGGGAGCATCTCTGTGGATTGGACTAAACAGCTTGGACTATGAGAGTGGATGGCAGTGGAGCAATGGAAACCCATTCAGATATCTAAATTGGGCCCCAG GTCATCCATCTTCAGTCCCTGGGGACAGCTGTGCAACTCTAAATACaagaaaagcatcaaaatgGGAAAGCAGTGCTTGCAGCAAAAAACTTGGCTATATTTGCGGTAAAGGAAACTCTACCAGTCTGCCTCCACCACCAG ATAAAGGGCCCAGCTTCTGCCCGAGTCACTGGGTGCCCTATGGAGGACAATGTTATTACCTGGAGAGGAGTAAAAAGACGTGGAGGGACGCTTTGGCAGCATGTCACAAAGAGGAAGCAGATTTGGCCAGCATAAGCAACATAGAAGAGCAGAGCTTCATTATAACACAGTCAGAATATT TACAGACAGATGTGCTCTGGATTGGGCTGAATGATCAGAGGAACCCGATGTTGTTTGAATGGTCTGATCACTCTCATGTGACCTTCACCAACTGGCAGAGTGATGAACCATCTCATGCTACCAACCACCAGGAGGACTGTGTCTTGATCCGAGGAAAG GATGGAAAGTGGGCAGATCACATGTGTGAGAAGACATATGGATATATTTGTAAGAAGAAAGCTTCCACAAAACCGACTGGAGGTACCCAAGAGGAAGTCAATACAGGATGCAAGCTT GGCACCACTAGATTTGGTTCCTTTTGCTATGAGATTGGACGTGAAACAAAAACGTTTGCAGAGGCAATGCAGGCATGCTCAAAAGGGGGTTCAAACCTTGTAGACATTGCTGACAG ATATGAGAATGCTTTTCTCGTCAGTTTAGTGGGACTGAGACcagaaaagtatttttggacGGGGATGTCCAACACAGAGGACAGGAATATTTTCAAGTGGACAACAAGAAGAAAGGTTACCTTTACTCATTTCAATGTTGGCATGCCAG acagaaaacagggGTGTGTTGCCATGACAACTGGGACTTTTGCTGGTTTATGGGATGTTATCAGCTGCAGCAACAAAGAGAAGtatatttgcaaaaagaagGCAGACGGTGTGCTTGCGACAACCGTCCAACCGACCACCCCACCACTGACCTGTGCCTCTGGTTGGACTCCTGTTGCTAAAAGGAATGTCTGCTATAAA gtttacAAGAAAATGAAGGAGAATAAAAAGACTTGGCAGGAAGCAGAGGACTTCTGCAAAGCCATTGGTGGAAACCTGATCAGCATACTGAGTATTAGGGACTTAGACAATATGAA TATTTACAGTACTGATGCAGTCTGGATAGGCCTGAGACTCATGGGTCCCAATCAAGGTTTTGTCTGGAGTGATGGATCACCT TTCAGTTTTGAGAACTGGGGCTATGGAGAACCAAACAACCACAATGACAACGAACAGTGTGCAGAAGCTCAGTTTTACTATGGACGTCACTGGAACGATCGGAACTGTGACTTCTATAACAATTGGATCTGCCAGATACCCAAAG GGGTGACTCCCAAACCTGAGCCAGTCTTCATTGTAGAAG TATTCAACACCACAGAAGATGGGTGGCTCATATATAATGACAGTCATTactacataaacaaaaacaagttatcAATGGAAGCTGCAAGAGATTACTGTAAAAAGAACTTTGGTGAACTTGCAGTCATAACAGCAGAAAGTGAAAGGAAGTTCCTCTGGAAACAA TTATCAAGGGGCTCTGAAGCTCaacaaaatacacaatactACATTGGTTTGGTTGTGAACTTGGATCATTCCTTCag CTGGGTAGACGGAACACCAGTAACTTACACTGCATGGGAAAACAATGAGCCAAACTTTGCAAATAATGATGAAAATTGCGTAACAATGTACACAAGCATGG GTTATTGGAATGATATCAACTGTGGTGTGGACCTACCTTCAATTTGCAAAAGAAGAgacagttttattaatacaaCAATGGCACCCACTACCCCTCCTAAAGGGGGATGTGCACCTGAGTGGCTTACTTTTAAAGGAAAG TGTTACAAATTCTTTGCGGATAAGAAGAACTGGAAAGATGCCAGAACCCACTGCCAGAAAGAGGGAGGAAATCTTGTGTCTATCACCAGTGAGAAAGAGCAAG cattCCTAACAACACAAATGCTGAGCCAAAAGGAGGATCTGTGGCTAGGCATGAATGACATCAATTGGGAAATGAATTTTGTGTGGACAGATGGCAGAGCCATTTTATTCACCAACTGGGCCAAGGGACACCCCACATCAACACCTGATGGACGCTACTTTCTGGATGAG GCGTTTGACTGTGTGATCATGGTTGGCAGCACCCTCAAAATAAAAGGACAGTGGAAAGTGGAAGACTGTGGTGAAAAACGTGACTTTGTCTGTAAAAAGAATGTTG ATTCCCAGATTGCGGTGCCAGCCACCACTGTTTCACCAAAGTCCTTTTACAAGATTGGCAATGACTCCTACAAACTGGTGGCCCAGAAGATGAGATGGGATGAGGCTCGGAGACAATGCCAGGCAGACGATTCAGAGCTGGCCAGTATCCTGAACCCTATGATCCAGGCTTTCGTCACCTTGCAGATTTCCACACTCAAAGAGCCAGTTTGGATCGGCCTCAACAACAATGTG aCCGGAGGTCGCTTTAAGTGGGTCGATAACTGGCTTCTCTCTTACACCAAATGGGGCAAGAATGAGCCAAAAAACCATGGTTGTGTGTATATAGATGTTGATAACACATGGAAGACAACAGAATGCTCCAGTACTTACTATTCAATCTGCAAAAGGTCACCAG ACTTGGCTCCGACTGAACCGCCACAGCTTCCTGGCAACTGTCCAGAGCCAAAGAAGGACAGATCCTGGATACCTTTTAGGGGTCACTGTTATTATTTTCTGGCCTCGGTGGCTGAAAACTGGGCTCATGCCTCAGTTGAATGTATAAAACTAG GTGCTTCTCTAGTGAGCATTCAGGACCCCATTGAGGCAGAATTCATACAGAAGAATATTGAAAGCCTGCAAGATGAAGCCAAAACTTTCTGGATTGGTCTCTGCAAGTCCCGTGACA ATGAGTGGATGTGGATCGATAACAGTGTTGTAGACTATACCAACTGGAAAATAGGAATGCCAAAGTCCGACTCATGTGTGAATATCCATTCTGACAGCGGAGAGTGGAgcacaaacagctgcagcagatacAGGTCTTACATCTGTAAAAGGCCTAAAG CCATTCCACCTACATCAAGGCCTCAGTTTGTAG ttcaaactgttaaaaaagcATCATCACATGGCTCTGCTGGCATCACAGTGGCTATTGTGCTGATTGTCATAGCCATAGTCGGACTCGTTGCCTTTCTCCTGTTTCGCAAACGGATACGGTTACCCATGACGACCCTGGCCGAGTGCACTTTTGACAACAAGCTGTACTTCAACAATCCAAATCGAGTGCCTGTGGATACTAAAGGCCTGGTGGTCAACATAGAGCAGAACGAACAAGCATGA
- the mrc1a gene encoding macrophage mannose receptor 1 isoform X2 yields the protein MSCQQQGADLLSIVELHEQSYISGLTNHLGASLWIGLNSLDYESGWQWSNGNPFRYLNWAPGHPSSVPGDSCATLNTRKASKWESSACSKKLGYICGKGNSTSLPPPPDKGPSFCPSHWVPYGGQCYYLERSKKTWRDALAACHKEEADLASISNIEEQSFIITQSEYLQTDVLWIGLNDQRNPMLFEWSDHSHVTFTNWQSDEPSHATNHQEDCVLIRGKDGKWADHMCEKTYGYICKKKASTKPTGGTQEEVNTGCKLGTTRFGSFCYEIGRETKTFAEAMQACSKGGSNLVDIADRYENAFLVSLVGLRPEKYFWTGMSNTEDRNIFKWTTRRKVTFTHFNVGMPDRKQGCVAMTTGTFAGLWDVISCSNKEKYICKKKADGVLATTVQPTTPPLTCASGWTPVAKRNVCYKVYKKMKENKKTWQEAEDFCKAIGGNLISILSIRDLDNMNIYSTDAVWIGLRLMGPNQGFVWSDGSPFSFENWGYGEPNNHNDNEQCAEAQFYYGRHWNDRNCDFYNNWICQIPKGVTPKPEPVFIVEVFNTTEDGWLIYNDSHYYINKNKLSMEAARDYCKKNFGELAVITAESERKFLWKQLSRGSEAQQNTQYYIGLVVNLDHSFSWVDGTPVTYTAWENNEPNFANNDENCVTMYTSMGYWNDINCGVDLPSICKRRDSFINTTMAPTTPPKGGCAPEWLTFKGKCYKFFADKKNWKDARTHCQKEGGNLVSITSEKEQAFLTTQMLSQKEDLWLGMNDINWEMNFVWTDGRAILFTNWAKGHPTSTPDGRYFLDEAFDCVIMVGSTLKIKGQWKVEDCGEKRDFVCKKNVDSQIAVPATTVSPKSFYKIGNDSYKLVAQKMRWDEARRQCQADDSELASILNPMIQAFVTLQISTLKEPVWIGLNNNVTGGRFKWVDNWLLSYTKWGKNEPKNHGCVYIDVDNTWKTTECSSTYYSICKRSPDLAPTEPPQLPGNCPEPKKDRSWIPFRGHCYYFLASVAENWAHASVECIKLGASLVSIQDPIEAEFIQKNIESLQDEAKTFWIGLCKSRDNEWMWIDNSVVDYTNWKIGMPKSDSCVNIHSDSGEWSTNSCSRYRSYICKRPKAIPPTSRPQFVVQTVKKASSHGSAGITVAIVLIVIAIVGLVAFLLFRKRIRLPMTTLAECTFDNKLYFNNPNRVPVDTKGLVVNIEQNEQA from the exons ATGAGCTGCCAGCAGCAGGGAGCAGATCTCCTCAGCATCGTAGAGCTGCACGAACAGTCATACATTTCAG GGTTAACAAATCATTTGGGAGCATCTCTGTGGATTGGACTAAACAGCTTGGACTATGAGAGTGGATGGCAGTGGAGCAATGGAAACCCATTCAGATATCTAAATTGGGCCCCAG GTCATCCATCTTCAGTCCCTGGGGACAGCTGTGCAACTCTAAATACaagaaaagcatcaaaatgGGAAAGCAGTGCTTGCAGCAAAAAACTTGGCTATATTTGCGGTAAAGGAAACTCTACCAGTCTGCCTCCACCACCAG ATAAAGGGCCCAGCTTCTGCCCGAGTCACTGGGTGCCCTATGGAGGACAATGTTATTACCTGGAGAGGAGTAAAAAGACGTGGAGGGACGCTTTGGCAGCATGTCACAAAGAGGAAGCAGATTTGGCCAGCATAAGCAACATAGAAGAGCAGAGCTTCATTATAACACAGTCAGAATATT TACAGACAGATGTGCTCTGGATTGGGCTGAATGATCAGAGGAACCCGATGTTGTTTGAATGGTCTGATCACTCTCATGTGACCTTCACCAACTGGCAGAGTGATGAACCATCTCATGCTACCAACCACCAGGAGGACTGTGTCTTGATCCGAGGAAAG GATGGAAAGTGGGCAGATCACATGTGTGAGAAGACATATGGATATATTTGTAAGAAGAAAGCTTCCACAAAACCGACTGGAGGTACCCAAGAGGAAGTCAATACAGGATGCAAGCTT GGCACCACTAGATTTGGTTCCTTTTGCTATGAGATTGGACGTGAAACAAAAACGTTTGCAGAGGCAATGCAGGCATGCTCAAAAGGGGGTTCAAACCTTGTAGACATTGCTGACAG ATATGAGAATGCTTTTCTCGTCAGTTTAGTGGGACTGAGACcagaaaagtatttttggacGGGGATGTCCAACACAGAGGACAGGAATATTTTCAAGTGGACAACAAGAAGAAAGGTTACCTTTACTCATTTCAATGTTGGCATGCCAG acagaaaacagggGTGTGTTGCCATGACAACTGGGACTTTTGCTGGTTTATGGGATGTTATCAGCTGCAGCAACAAAGAGAAGtatatttgcaaaaagaagGCAGACGGTGTGCTTGCGACAACCGTCCAACCGACCACCCCACCACTGACCTGTGCCTCTGGTTGGACTCCTGTTGCTAAAAGGAATGTCTGCTATAAA gtttacAAGAAAATGAAGGAGAATAAAAAGACTTGGCAGGAAGCAGAGGACTTCTGCAAAGCCATTGGTGGAAACCTGATCAGCATACTGAGTATTAGGGACTTAGACAATATGAA TATTTACAGTACTGATGCAGTCTGGATAGGCCTGAGACTCATGGGTCCCAATCAAGGTTTTGTCTGGAGTGATGGATCACCT TTCAGTTTTGAGAACTGGGGCTATGGAGAACCAAACAACCACAATGACAACGAACAGTGTGCAGAAGCTCAGTTTTACTATGGACGTCACTGGAACGATCGGAACTGTGACTTCTATAACAATTGGATCTGCCAGATACCCAAAG GGGTGACTCCCAAACCTGAGCCAGTCTTCATTGTAGAAG TATTCAACACCACAGAAGATGGGTGGCTCATATATAATGACAGTCATTactacataaacaaaaacaagttatcAATGGAAGCTGCAAGAGATTACTGTAAAAAGAACTTTGGTGAACTTGCAGTCATAACAGCAGAAAGTGAAAGGAAGTTCCTCTGGAAACAA TTATCAAGGGGCTCTGAAGCTCaacaaaatacacaatactACATTGGTTTGGTTGTGAACTTGGATCATTCCTTCag CTGGGTAGACGGAACACCAGTAACTTACACTGCATGGGAAAACAATGAGCCAAACTTTGCAAATAATGATGAAAATTGCGTAACAATGTACACAAGCATGG GTTATTGGAATGATATCAACTGTGGTGTGGACCTACCTTCAATTTGCAAAAGAAGAgacagttttattaatacaaCAATGGCACCCACTACCCCTCCTAAAGGGGGATGTGCACCTGAGTGGCTTACTTTTAAAGGAAAG TGTTACAAATTCTTTGCGGATAAGAAGAACTGGAAAGATGCCAGAACCCACTGCCAGAAAGAGGGAGGAAATCTTGTGTCTATCACCAGTGAGAAAGAGCAAG cattCCTAACAACACAAATGCTGAGCCAAAAGGAGGATCTGTGGCTAGGCATGAATGACATCAATTGGGAAATGAATTTTGTGTGGACAGATGGCAGAGCCATTTTATTCACCAACTGGGCCAAGGGACACCCCACATCAACACCTGATGGACGCTACTTTCTGGATGAG GCGTTTGACTGTGTGATCATGGTTGGCAGCACCCTCAAAATAAAAGGACAGTGGAAAGTGGAAGACTGTGGTGAAAAACGTGACTTTGTCTGTAAAAAGAATGTTG ATTCCCAGATTGCGGTGCCAGCCACCACTGTTTCACCAAAGTCCTTTTACAAGATTGGCAATGACTCCTACAAACTGGTGGCCCAGAAGATGAGATGGGATGAGGCTCGGAGACAATGCCAGGCAGACGATTCAGAGCTGGCCAGTATCCTGAACCCTATGATCCAGGCTTTCGTCACCTTGCAGATTTCCACACTCAAAGAGCCAGTTTGGATCGGCCTCAACAACAATGTG aCCGGAGGTCGCTTTAAGTGGGTCGATAACTGGCTTCTCTCTTACACCAAATGGGGCAAGAATGAGCCAAAAAACCATGGTTGTGTGTATATAGATGTTGATAACACATGGAAGACAACAGAATGCTCCAGTACTTACTATTCAATCTGCAAAAGGTCACCAG ACTTGGCTCCGACTGAACCGCCACAGCTTCCTGGCAACTGTCCAGAGCCAAAGAAGGACAGATCCTGGATACCTTTTAGGGGTCACTGTTATTATTTTCTGGCCTCGGTGGCTGAAAACTGGGCTCATGCCTCAGTTGAATGTATAAAACTAG GTGCTTCTCTAGTGAGCATTCAGGACCCCATTGAGGCAGAATTCATACAGAAGAATATTGAAAGCCTGCAAGATGAAGCCAAAACTTTCTGGATTGGTCTCTGCAAGTCCCGTGACA ATGAGTGGATGTGGATCGATAACAGTGTTGTAGACTATACCAACTGGAAAATAGGAATGCCAAAGTCCGACTCATGTGTGAATATCCATTCTGACAGCGGAGAGTGGAgcacaaacagctgcagcagatacAGGTCTTACATCTGTAAAAGGCCTAAAG CCATTCCACCTACATCAAGGCCTCAGTTTGTAG ttcaaactgttaaaaaagcATCATCACATGGCTCTGCTGGCATCACAGTGGCTATTGTGCTGATTGTCATAGCCATAGTCGGACTCGTTGCCTTTCTCCTGTTTCGCAAACGGATACGGTTACCCATGACGACCCTGGCCGAGTGCACTTTTGACAACAAGCTGTACTTCAACAATCCAAATCGAGTGCCTGTGGATACTAAAGGCCTGGTGGTCAACATAGAGCAGAACGAACAAGCATGA
- the LOC116712220 gene encoding zinc transporter ZIP12, translating to MRFWSSAPCLVLLLHLCELGRVTGGKAQDQQYLQETLRTLGLPLGSDEKPTLQKNRTGLLITKLLQDVHCAERTGITQDMCEKCLPPNVALSVLDDDRIELTEEDYHKISTVLLYYIINLKDLCVSNIGPPSALPSSSANLQFYLLQFTSLNPNENNQFLSYSETESILWLINQHYNPSNEDMRDFQCIHSAHLLEEMDVDGNPGARMADVPKVAAAIISHILQGHCFAPRSLPSPDFFIDYIFQSLNCSNNLKIIDLEELLHQLGDGKAMHSYKHEKTGIKQSSHLLQNFSHNTDGDWTQVCFPANQLVDIFALDPHLPISREQFQQICPAIIQQLLGNACGSLQQNSRGSVPTAIEKYGYSTAAVLIITVGSMFGICLLFFNSCQETYTLILQLFVGLAVGTLSGDALLHLIPQILALHDSTHSHDDVLSNEDKDYLWKILGLIAGIYGFFLIERIFSFLAPSHGHGHCSDLPLDLNCNGQSQRSKSISTIQLGSMEDVEGSEIYPKRTNTESTPGQKQGVPVLAVMVIVGDSLHNFADGLVIGAAFSSSAETGMATTVAILCHEIPHEIGDFAVLLSSGLSVKTAVVMNFLSALTAFMGLYVGLFVSSDTDVQEWIFSVTAGIFLYLSLAEMLPEMNRVKTNRPFVMFLLQNLGLLLGWTCLLLLALFEHKLKF from the exons ATGCGCTTTTGGAGCTCAGCTCCATGTTTGGTGCTCCTGCTGCATCTTTGTGAGCTGGGGAGAGTCACAGGAGGCAAAGCACAGGACCAGCAGTATCTGCAGGAGACTCTTAGGACTTTGGGTCTACCTTTGGGGAGTGATGAGAAACCTACACTCCAGAAGAACAGGACTGGTCTACTGATCACTAAATTGCTCCAGGATGTGCACTGTGCAGAGAGGACAGGCATCACACAGGACATGTGTGAGAAA TGCCTGCCACCAAACGTGGCCCTCTCAGTGCTTGACGATGACAGGATTGAACTGACAGAAGAAGATTACCACAAGATCTCAACTGTCCTGCTGTATTACATAATTAACTTGAAGGATCTGTGTGTTTCAAACATCGGCCCCCCATCAGCCCTTCCCTCCTCATCTGCGAACTTACAGTTCTATCTGCTGCAATTCACTAGCCTGAATCCAAATGAAAACAATCAGTTCCTGTCATACAGCGAGACAGAGAGCATTCTGTGGCTCATCAACCAGCACTACAATCCCTCCAACGAGGACATGCGTGATTTCCAA TGTATTCACTCAGCTCATCTTCTCGAAGAGATGGATGTAGATGGAAACCCTGGTGCAAGAATGGCAGACGTTCCCAAAGTAGCAGCAGCTATAATCAGCCACATCCTACAGGGACACTGCTTTGCACCGAGGAGCCTCCCATCCCCTGACTTCTTCATAGATTACATATTTCAGTCGCTAAATTGCTCTAATAACCTAAAGATCATAG ACCTGGAAGAGCTGCTTCATCAGTTAGGAGATGGGAAAGCAATGCACTCTTACAAACATGAGAAGACGGGCATTAAACAAAGTTCACATTTGCTACAAAACTTTAGCCACAACACTGATGGAGACTGGACACAG GTGTGTTTCCCAGCCAACCAGTTGGTGGATATTTTTGCTCTTGACCCTCATTTACCCATTTCCAGAGAGCAATTCCAACAAATTTGTCCTGCTATCATTCAGCAGCTGCTAGGCAATGCCTGTGGGTCACTACAGCAAAATTCAAGAGGGTCGGTACCTACTGCTATTGAGA AATACGGCTACAGCACAGCTGCCGTCCTGATCATCACAGTTGGATCCATGTTTGGGATCTGTCTGCTATTCTTCAACTCCTGTCAGGAGACCTACACACTCATCCTGCAGCTGTTTGTGGGCCTGGCAGTGGGAACCCTCTCAGGTGACGCTCTCCTGCACCTTATTCCACAA ATTCTTGCCCTACATGACAGCACTCACAGTCATGATGATGTGCTCTCCAATGAGGATAAAGACTATCTGTGGAAGATCTTGGGCTTGATTGCTGGGATTTATGGATTTTTTCTCATTGAaagaatattttcctttttagccCCTTCTCATGGTCAT GGTCACTGCAGCGACCTTCCTCTAGACCTGAACTGTAATGGTCAGTCTCAGAGGAGCAAATCCATTTCTACCATCCAGTTG GGTTCAATGGAAGATGTAGAGGGCTCAGAAATTTATCCTAAACGTACAAATACAGAAAGCACTCCTGGACAGA AACAAGGGGTTCCTGTGCTGGCTGTGATGGTAATTGTGGGAGACAGTCTTCATAACTTTGCCGATGGCCTTGTCATCGGAGCGGCTTTCTCCTCATCAGCCGAGACCGGCATGGCAACCACTGTGGCCATTCTGTGCCATGAGATCCCACACGAGATTG GGGACTTTGCGGTGTTGCTCAGCTCTGGGCTCTCAGTGAAGACTGCAGTGGTGATGAACTTCCTAAGTGCCCTGACAGCTTTCATGGGCCTTTATGTCGGACTCTTTGTCTCTTCAGACACAGATGTGCAGGAGTGGATCTTCTCTGTCACGGCTGGGATATTTCTCTATTTGTCCCTGGCAGAAATG CTTCCAGAGATGAATCGAGTGAAGACCAACAGACCATTTGTCATGTTCCTCCTGCAGAACCTCGGTTTGCTTCTGGGCTGGACTTGTCTTTTGTTGCTTGCGCTCTTTGAACACAAACTCAAATTTTAA